The nucleotide sequence GTTAAAGTCGACGTTTGAAActcagattttttatttattcatctcAAGAGATGAATTTATAAAGGATTACCATGTATCGGGGTATAAATGAATGGTTGCAAAATCGATTTGAGGAATTTGATTGTTCGAGATAAAATCAGTTCCAACGGGAAAAGAATTGGGATTGAATAGTTTCTTTTGTGGCATTGTTTCACCGTAGAACCCTTCAAGCCCTATTTCCAGCAAATGATTTCTATCAATGAATTTGACATAGGCCGCCATCTCACCAACCCAAttctacaataaataattaatacaaaTCAGGTCAAAAATTCATAGTAACTTGATTTCAATGACATTATTAATGAATGACCATAGAGGTAAATATATGGGTTGTGCTAACATGTgtttaaggcacaagttaagaattctataaatagtaATTTATAAGGATATTTAGTAAAAGTattattctttctctctttcttttttataaaaaaaataaaaataaatagagattaTTACTTTTTCCATCATTAATTTTTGCAAATGtgcttttaagttttaactaaTCATGCAACTGTTACATGTTTCTTTGTCTTAGAGAAATGCATATCTATATGGACGTCTCATATATATCTGGTCCAAAAGTAGACCttactatttttaataaaaaaaattaaaaatatattttaattattccctaatttttattattataatttcatTTCTTACTAAAAATGGTAAGATCCCACCTTTGGgcaatttttcaaaaaaccaTATTAGATTGAGTATTTTATAATGCAAGTATACTACAAATAcctagtaaaaataaaaataaagtacaaCTAATGTATACTCTCACTTTTTAAGgatataattaaatgaaaaaaaaatcaattatttcttacttttttaaaacaactaattaaaccattgaaacaaaaaataataaccaTCCAAAtttaaagatatatatatatatatatatatatatatatatatatatatatatatatatatatatatatatatatatatatatacacacacacacaccatcATATAATACAACTCAAAAGTTAACTACCAATTAATTACTTTTTGATCAAACAACTTTTTAGACATTTTTAGATTTAACaactcaattttttaaaaaaatttatttaaatttaagcTACACCATAATTATaggaaaattgaaaactaaCTACCTATTTTTGTGTAGTTCTACAGCACATTTATATatcattaacaacatatatttttcaataagaaaaaaaattaaaaacacataaattaaatattcaaagtaaaatttaattaatttggataaaatagatattataaaacaacataaataaagtcataaaattaaagtagatattacaagataaaaaatatggATAGACGGACATGTTCAATCGTTTTGCTGGTATATATAGTACGACCTTTTATAATTTTGAGAAAGACACACACGAAAGGCTTGTTTTAATATGTAGAGCAAACAGAAAGGAAATATgattataataaaaatcaaacgTTTTTAATTATATGATGGTTGTGAATGAttgacaattttaaaaaaaaaaattacactgacAGTGTATATGAACTAAATAAAAAAGGACCTGAATTGATTTTCCAGAGTCATTATTTATGCAACGAGGTTCATTCATAAGCTCCCATGCAAAAATAGTTGGATCATCTTTGTATAATACCCCGTTTATGGTGTTCTTTCTTGTCAGCACGGCCTGCAATCATCAATCCATCCAAAATACTATGTTACCAAAGTTTTGAGTAATATATAAAATCATTAACAATCCATAAATTAAAAGTGTTTCTGAGTTATCCACTtactattgtaaaaaaaaaaaaaaaaattgcatctgtTAAACTTAGTTGTTAAAAAAGCCTCCTATACTAAAACTTGTTTCAGGAccaactttttattaaaattattggATCGACCGGATAAATGAGAGATGAAAATATATAGAGCTAACGGTAGAAGATATAGAGAAATAAAGAATTATGATACCTTAACATTGTTTTTGTAGTATTGCTTAACAAGAGGGTTAATAAAGAAGTCATCttcaattttgacattttgacCACGTTCTCTTGCCCACTGCACATATTTCTTTTTGCCTCCAAAATCATTCCAATTATTCACTAAGCTCAGTATAAGTTTCACTCCATATTTTCTTGCCTCTGATATCACAAAATCCAAACCCTACATACACATGCAAGTATTCAACGAAAAATCCAGCaagtaaaatatgaaataatgtAGAAGTATAGTGCAGTAATAACACATTTTttatatactaatttttttataaggggAGAGACACATTTTCAGGCAACGTCAAAAAAATACCACCACAAAAGGTTTTAAATTTGTACATATCAAGCATTTACCCATCAAATCAAAGAGagatttttatataatttagatAGTAATCAAGAAACATTACCTTGAAGACATTTTCATCATAAGAACCAGGAGAAATTTGAAGAGGTTTAGAATCTCCATCGTTGAAAGCCCATGTTCTTCCCACATTTAAACCATGTTGAGAAGCTTGTTGAAAATTGGACGTGACCTTGACCCTTGTAGATGGGTCAGATGCCATTGTCATCAACCAGTAGGAATTGAATCCATTCAAGTAATATGGCTTcccatttaaaataaaatgagtgCCTTTTCTTTGAACGAAACCGGCACCAACGTTAACTCTTTGGCCGTTGCCATGTTGAACAATAACCAGCGACACTAGGAAATACATCAATAGTAAAATTTGGAACCCCATGACTTAATTTTGAATCACAATAATCAAAATGTGTGTAGCTCACACTCAGTGTATGTATTCCAATTTATAatctttgaagaaaaatgtaGAAAGTTTATTTTCACCAATCAATACGCACAAACTAAGCAACTAATTAAACTCTCTGACcatacataatatatatgtaatagttatttttattaaacagtAGTTCACATTAGAAttaggaagaaaaataaaatactaccaATTAATTAAAACCAAAAGTATATTGGTCTTCACAAAAATTCTCactgacatttttttaaaacattctttttgcaacaaaaaagaagaagttgttttttttgtttttcctgtAGAAGAGGCCTACTTTATTAACTCAATGGATGTGATTAATagaagttagtttttttttttttttttaaggtataggAGTTACTTTTTAGTATATGCCAATTTATTTAAATCAATATATTAAAACACGTCAAATgggcatttaattttttaaactaaaaatcaGATTAGCAAATCTTGAAGCACTTATTAGTTATTAAagacttaaaaagaaaataactgataaattatatatagaaaatgTTGTTTATTAATGATTCAATATGTCGAATACACAATTTTAAgataacattttcatttttaactttttaagaaaTACCTAAATGACATTTGTCAgtatttttcttaaacaaaatcaataaatgttttcgtctttgataaatatatttttttcttttagagtGCAAGGCCATTTTTGAGACATGACTCAAGTGATTCAACCgataaaaatgttgaaattgttagatcgaatgttgtgatcgGGTTTTAAACTCCGGCTACTCTACTTGTGTAAATGAGTTtccaatattcattgttatttcgtctatttaaaaaaaatgaatgcatTTTCTTAAGGATGGAAACGAATGTAAggatttataaaaatatataactagagtatttgttttcttataacaaaaatgtcaaatataTATAGTAAACAACAATGGTTAGATCTAGCGTTAAGTGTGTTTGGAGGAGAGTAGTACTAGAATGAAGGATCTCGTAAAAAATTCTTGTGTTGTGTTGCACCTCTCCCACCCtttttatttcacaaaaaaaaaatggttagaTCAAGCGGAAAGGTTAGATTCTCATATCCTACGCATTCTAAATAAAACTACCTCAAGTAGAGAAACctacgaagaagaagaagaagaaaagttaaataatatgaatcaaGATGgacatattattttaaaaccacTCCTAtattattttggattatataatcgtTTATAAATTCTGTAATAACTTCTGCTCTAGAGGgtttaacatattttaaattatataattcgaactagtcagatacatattttttctatGGTTTACGACATACAAAAACTTCTATAAATTGTTGTATTCATTTGATTCATTCTATgtttaatgatttttaaaaaatttccgcATTATGTAATCCAAACTCTGTCAAACCCTCTAAACCTCAAGTTTTAACACAACCTAAGAAAGTTTCAGATTGTATAATCCAAAAAATCATGAGAATGAATTCAGATTATAtctaatcatttatttttgcattgcACCCTTGCAAGTAACTTGTGGTTTAATGTGTGGAATTGGTTAGGCATTTCATCAGTGTTATCAGGTGATCTTCGACACCACTTTATTCAGTTCACCAAGATGGCGGCTATGCCTCACTTTACTCACCATTACCTTTTCATTATTTGGTTCGCAACTGTTTGAATGATTTGGAAGGATCGCAACAACCGTGTATTCCAAAATTCGGCTTCTAATCCTTTAACGTCtattgaaaaaattcaatgtttGTCATTCTTATGGTTGAAAACTAAACaggttaattttgtttatagttACCACGACTGGTGTAACCAGCCACTTCTTTGTATTGGTGTTAGGGTGTAATCTTTATTATTCTTGGTTGGTGCTCCTTTTGTAGCACTTTGACTTTGTAAATATTTAGTGGTGATTTTTCtattgcacaccttgtgcgggagAGTCTACCGTTGTGTTTgaatatcattttcatttgttcaaaaaaaagattatataatccaaatcaCTTCAGAATATGAATTGTGGCGTTACAAACAGTATTTGGATGATTTATGACGTGTTTAAATATGTATTACAATTTTCTCATCCTATCTATTTCTCGCGTATGGGTTTCAGGTTATAAGATCCAAACACAATTTGGATGTgctcagattatataatccaatatatatatagcaaTCAGAATCTCTTCCAATTCAGCAATTgcgaattttgcttttaaaaacaacaaaaaaaaaaacaaagtaaaaatgataaaaacatgtcaaataaaataaaatgtatataaaaataccactaaaaattctgaaaatcaaataaaaataatgcaaaTTTATTCTggtttttctgagaatatgaaagaaaaaaaatggtataaacgatgaaattttgaattttgagggGCAAGGTCCTATAAAAAAGCCTCTGCTATGGTAGTCTTgatacttgattttttttcttctgattttctgaagaaaaaaaaaagtctcgaCTAAATGAGTACAACTAACAATGACCTaaaacagaaggatgagagttaggaagattaacaTGATCTTTATACATCCATGTTAAACAGGCTCATAATATATGCTTATAcaatttggattatataatccaaattatTTTCCCCCTAAATAAGGATGTTTATGGGATGTTCGAACGTCTTATATTTTGGGGTCTTCAGATTATAAAATACAAATTGgttaaaaactcttttttttttccaacccAAAACATGGGAAAAACTCATTTCGTTTTATTgaatctaaaatctcataagtattttcgtaaaaaaaatagaacgcAAGGGTGAGAAaagtattagtttttttttccgttATATTCAGCGCAATATGCAGTTTCATGCGAAAACGCGCGCATTTCAAATTCTGAAATTTAGATTTAGAAAATTTTGAGATCGCTCTTCCACTCTTCTTCAATTCTCTCACAACTTGGAGACTCCAACAATCAAAAAACCTAACTGGTAAATTCATCTCAACCGTTTTTCGTCTTCTTCGCTCTTGCATCCGTAATTTGAATTCATCTCAGTATCTGATTAATGCATAGAACTTCCCTTTTTACTtcgttaattaatatttttgtctttaatcGAAGCTTATTTCTCAATCAATCAATTGAAAATCTATGTGATATGATATGAGCTTACTGTTCTGATTCTGTtcaatattattgtgttatttaTCATCAATAATTTTATCTTATCTGTTTATTTTCGAAAATCTTCAGATTTTGCGTTCCATTTGGTGTTTTTGTCTAATTGATGAATTCTCTACATGTTTTGGTTACGTgtgtaaatttgattttagatTAGTATTTTTGGATGAACTTCTCTAAAAAGAATTCTGTAAATAAATGTTATCTAGTTTGAAGATAAACTTCTAGTAtcagtttgaaatgaattttagtatcttaattatatttttttaaatatctgaTATGATATGTTTGTCAACATCAGAAAAACCTGTAAGAACTTTCCAATAAATGATAATAGTAAACATAGTCCCTATTTAGATTGACTTATTTCAgcttatttttcataaattctccaagatagcttatacGAAAACAATTGAACTTTAGTTTATCTTTTCTCTAGAAAtggcttatacataagcatgtATCATGATAAGCGTGTAAAATGACAAGGGCTTGCGTAAGCCCCAACTCTAGAAACTATAATTCAAAATAGTTTTGTACCTGTAGGCTTAACCAATGTCTGCTCAAAAGGGAAGCATGGACAGTGGAAATACAAGGAAACGTATGAAACCTgaggtaatttttttctttcaaacttttTCTCTGTCATAAATTTACTGCAT is from Medicago truncatula cultivar Jemalong A17 chromosome 1, MtrunA17r5.0-ANR, whole genome shotgun sequence and encodes:
- the LOC25484714 gene encoding mannan endo-1,4-beta-mannosidase 4 → MTMASDPSTRVKVTSNFQQASQHGLNVGRTWAFNDGDSKPLQISPGSYDENVFKGLDFVISEARKYGVKLILSLVNNWNDFGGKKKYVQWARERGQNVKIEDDFFINPLVKQYYKNNVKAVLTRKNTINGVLYKDDPTIFAWELMNEPRCINNDSGKSIQNWVGEMAAYVKFIDRNHLLEIGLEGFYGETMPQKKLFNPNSFPVGTDFISNNQIPQIDFATIHLYPDTWLQGSNERAKSAFVDKWIEAHFKDSNTILGKPIIVQEFGKSSKSPGFTVAIRDNYFKKVYNAIATSAMSGGSCAGGIFWQLMSQGMDSYGDGNEVIFENNPSTAEVIKQQSVTMSKIK